One Spinacia oleracea cultivar Varoflay chromosome 4, BTI_SOV_V1, whole genome shotgun sequence DNA segment encodes these proteins:
- the LOC110776400 gene encoding uncharacterized protein: MPHYSWFMRDILSGKRGCEPKETVRLLESCSAIIQSPFPPKIKDPGSFSIPCSIRKVKIDNALCDLGASVRISPYKIYEKLNLGDLSPTSMSLQLADRSVMFPLGWIEDFPLAVGKLTFLVDFVVLDIDEDAHTPIILGRPFLATAGAVIDVQGGLITLKVGDSEASFKLPLGGKIKSCIKIDTIACIESHFLHANPSNDFCALKCDIKLARSTSSEKEVLETPKVLGESFDDVITVPKIFGMHFDDNGTCATPSQY, translated from the coding sequence ATGCCCCACTATTCTTGGTTTATGAGAGACATTCTTAGTGGAAAGAGAGGTTGTGAGCCCAAGGAGACCGTGCGTCTTCTAGAGAGTTGTAGTGCTATAATCCAAAGCCCATTTCCCCCAAAAATTAAAGATCCCGGGAGTTTTTCAATCCCCTGTAGCATTCGAAAGGTCAAAATTGATAATGCTCTTTGTGATTTGGGGGCAAGTGTGAGAATCTCGCCATATAAGATCTATGAGAAGCTCAATCTAGGTGATCTCTCTCCTACCTCCATGTCATTGCAACTAGCCGATCGTTCGGTTATGTTTCCATTGGGTTGGATTGAGGATTTTCCCCTTGCTGTTGGCaagcttacttttcttgttgactTCGTGGTCTTGGACATCGATGAGGATGCCCATACCCCTATTATCTTAGggaggccatttttggccactGCGGGCGCCGTTATTGATGTGCAAGGGGGGCTAATCACCTTGAAAGTGGGAGATTCGGAAGCTAGTTTCAAGCTTCCCCTTGGTGGTAAAATTAAAAGTTGCATCAAGATTGATACTATTGCTTGTATTGAGAGCCATTTCTTACATGCTAACCCTTCTAACGACTTTTGTGCTTTAAAGTGTGACATTAAGCTTGCTAGGTCCACTTCAAGTGAGAAAGAAGTTCTTGAGACGCCCAAGGTGTTGGGtgaaagttttgatgatgtgaTCACTGTTCCAaagatatttgggatgcatttTGATGATAATGGCACATGTGCCACACCCTCCCAATATTAA